The proteins below are encoded in one region of Sphingobium yanoikuyae:
- a CDS encoding MerC domain-containing protein → MPHCEAPERDPAGRPRSWLDGFAICASTLCTVHCLGLPLLFALLPTIAARIDPGESFHLLMLAIAVPTSLFALLQGWRRHRAAPPLGIGLAGLSLMAVGALLARTPLSEAIWTVGGSALLAGAHILNWRRGLRTAC, encoded by the coding sequence ATGCCCCATTGCGAAGCGCCGGAACGCGATCCGGCCGGCCGCCCCCGCTCCTGGCTGGACGGCTTCGCCATCTGCGCCTCCACGCTCTGCACCGTCCATTGCCTGGGCCTGCCGCTGCTCTTCGCCTTGCTGCCGACCATCGCCGCCCGGATCGATCCGGGCGAATCCTTCCACCTGCTGATGCTCGCCATCGCCGTGCCGACCAGCCTGTTCGCGCTGTTGCAGGGCTGGCGCCGCCACCGCGCCGCGCCGCCGCTGGGCATCGGCCTGGCCGGCCTGTCCCTGATGGCCGTGGGCGCGCTGCTGGCCCGCACCCCATTGAGCGAAGCGATCTGGACCGTCGGCGGCAGTGCCCTGCTGGCCGGGGCGCATATCCTCAACTGGCGTCGGGGCCTGCGCACCGCCTGCTGA